From a region of the Phaeodactylum tricornutum CCAP 1055/1 chromosome 4, whole genome shotgun sequence genome:
- a CDS encoding predicted protein, with protein sequence MVQQGRPVAWEGRVSILYLHTCKSLREAKRTVEWSRDLVGFRCLLDPSEFGFFSVERPSDSDEVSSQRNRARSVTVGRGYKPSPPRPGTASSPPSTTATDSPVALATVVVAWHCGALDCRPWIAWRRDARTYRFASATMSSTAVPKKKFGKNLNKLVQATTAPPIVNRSADRGSVRNGLLLLSTKKSGGGLLANKNNNNSNNNNPVPKASGTDAAPATSASAAPVAHTNSKPKAHLSYEVSTHDVLLSAIGASQAEASLPPDAWGVHQQKSPQKPHEAPADNHTVTPLAAESLTLPKSTAASEPVRDVTDPAPPVSTMWDAYGGRGGTPAAAAVASDSIGVQQSSEEDLQANTMARLAKERAEKRRMEEEERFVAQREAANERLRALEQRQQQRAALAPTTSERPSVTTVGPPRTLWEPERENAKRETATDTDTAEPTLQEPKIHLVSYEDRDRGERNTDSGPRMLYDPKSGSMVAVKAPRKERTTKKGHKASDSGSENAKSTRKPKTKKEGNKVTLATKPESAKANPNRKLPRTCGVLYARGAKGKYYCVDGCEADFGYGSHSVPGGRIRNPQAYANLMKKQMLKRDDPFEGYGDDGFDIENYGVNVDHQKVPLSNGFSIDDEQPQPVEWITADDKIELVTGADESPTLKPTAKEWAPNQAALAAASKNKADSSVESMEDTDDLEEEDDDDVQILGLGFDPTQDMDFVMHSPSHTAESRATSRLAGVGLEDLSLDPPMLSSTVNSTEPRSHIFAFGSSGTWGAGKIGSRHDDDWTVPTIGSGGGLFGTDVFRSGETSSNQSSPFLTIPANSSWGSSIVRGFGGVPSNGDKSSSPAD encoded by the exons ATGGTACAGCAGGGTCGCCCGGTAGCCTGGGAAGGGCGTGTATCAATTTTGTATTTGCACACCTGCAAAAGTCTTCGGGAAGCAAAGCGGACCGTGGAATG GTCGCGTGATCTCGTAGGGTTCCGTTGTCTTCTGGATCCTTCCGAGTTCGGGTTTTTCTCGGTCGAACGCCCTTCTGATTCGGACGAGGTCTCGTCCCAGCGGAATCGAGCGCGAAG CGTCACCGTTGGGCGGGGGTACAAACCATCCCCCCCCCGTCCCGGTACCGCGTCTTCTCCCCCCTCGACGACCGCAACCGATTCCCCCGTTGCCCTTGCCACAGTCGTCGTTGCG TGGCATTGCGGGGCTTTGGATTGCCGTCCGTGGATTGCTTGGCGGCGGGACGCACGGACATACCGTTTCGCCTCGGCGACGATGAGCTCCACGGCCGTTCCCAAGAAAAAGTTTGGCAAGAATCTCAACAAACTCGTGCAGGCCACGACGGCTCCACCGATTGTCAACCGATCCGCAGACCGTGGCAGTGTCCGGAACGGTCTACTCCTTTTGAGCACCAAAAAATCCGGGGGCGGACTCTTGGCCAACAAGaataacaacaacagcaataacaacaacccCGTCCCGAAAGCGTCCGGCACCGATGCGGCTCCGGCTACGAGCGCTTCCGCTGCTCCGGTAGCGCACACGAACAGCAAACCCAAGGCTCATTTGTCCTACGAAGTATCCACGCACGATGTTCTCCTCAGCGCGATTGGTGCTTCGCAGGCGGAAGCCTCCCTACCACCGGACGCCTGGGGCGTCCACCAGCAAAAGTCGCCACAGAAACCGCACGAAGCTCCCGCCGACAACCACACCGTGACACCATTGGCGGCGGAATCATTGACACTCCCCAAATCCACGGCTGCTAGTGAACCCGTCCGCGACGTCACGGACCCCGCACCGCCCGTGTCGACTATGTGGGACGCGTATGGCGGACGCGGCGGTACACCGGCGGCTGCTGCCGTGGCAAGCGATAGCATCGGTGTCCAACAATCAAGCGAAGAAGACTTGCAGGCCAATACTATGGCACGATTGGCCAAGGAACGGGCGGAAAAGCGAcgcatggaagaagaagagcgTTTTGTGGCACAACGCGAAGCGGCCAACGAACGATTGCGTGCACTGGAACAAAGACAGCAACAAAGAGCCGCTTTGGCGCCCACCACGAGCGAGCGTCCGTCCGTGACAACTGTGGGGCCACCGCGTACCTTGTGGGAACCCGAACGGGAAAACGCGAAACGTGAGACGGCAACGGACACGGATACAGCGGAACCAACTTTGCAAGAACCAAAAATTCATCTGGTGAGTTACGAAGATCGTGATCGGGGTGAACGAAACACTGATTCCGGTCCACGGATGCTTTACGATCCCAAAAGCGGAAGTATGGTAGCGGTGAAAGCTCCTCGTAAGGAacgaacgacgaagaaaggaCATAAGGCATCTGATTCGGGATCAGAAAACGCCAAGTCAACGCGCAAGCcgaaaaccaaaaaggaaggaaaTAAAGTCACGCTCGCTACCAAACCCGAATCTGCAAAGGCCAACCCGAATCGTAAGTTGCCTCGCACTTGCGGAGTGCTGTATGCTCGCGGTGCCAAGGGGAAGTATTATTGTGTAGATGGATGTGAAGCAGATTTTGGATACGGCTCGCACAGCGTTCCAGGAGGGCGCATTCGGAACCCACAAGCCTACGCCAACTTGATGAAAAAGCAAATGCTCAAGAGGGACGATCCATTTGAGGGATACGGCGATGATGGCTTTGATATAGAGAACTATGGTGTCAATGTCGACCACCAGAAAGTGCCTTTGTCGAATGGTTTCTCTATCGACGACGAACAGCCTCAACCTGTGGAATGGATTACCGCCGACGACAAGATTGAGCTGGTCACCGGAGCAGACGAATCCCCTACTCTCAAGCCAACGGCTAAAGAATGGGCTCCTAATCAAGCAGCACTCGCTGCTGCCTCAAAGAACAAGGCAGACAGCTCGGTGGAGAGCATGGAAGATACGGACGAccttgaagaagaggacgacgatgacgttCAGATCTTGGGTCTTGGTTTTGATCCGACGCAGGACATGGACTTTGTTATGCATTCCCCATCGCATACTGCTGAATCTAGAGCGACGAGTCGTTTAGCAGGTGTGGGTCTTGAAGACTTAAGCTTGGATCCACCGATGTTGTCTTCGACGGTCAACTCAACGGAACCCCGCAGTCACATCTTTGCCTTTGGGTCTTCCGGAACCTGGGGCGCTGGTAAAATTGGTAGTAGACA
- a CDS encoding predicted protein gives KRLPFVSMFRGSANYIANHRNTLAVYHIPGGLLDQPGNNVFRDLMNDIALTWLLGMKIVLVVGCRHQIAKRVAQHQSDSSLEENLQSRHGLRVTDEKTLRIVKEEAGYVRFEVERQLARSLRMQGGGMGNAPGVGSTGQGYYDGNVVSGNFYSAQPFGILDGVDFKYTGFVRRVEVEWIRQKHNNRDICLMTTLGVSPSGEVFNVNSEALAASVAGALEASKVIYFTEQEMELRHTQHGKKIQSLRMSDANNLLEYSGVTIHKKGFVQLDDELHEMDKAALDMLLKIGWSVQALEMGVKRAHIISPKHGALLQELYTRDGSGLLISGDLYDGIRRANVHDVAAIHDLISPLIQMGTLIDRPKSVLEKDVESYYVFTRDNHIVASGQLKIFENGFAEIGCLVVNQGYRSRGRGDAMLGYLERLCLVNSCSSIFVLSTQTMEWFVERGFDEVGVDRLPPSRQATYNYKRNSKIYM, from the exons AAGCGGCTCCCATTCGTATCCATGTTTCGTGGATCCGCCAACTATATTGCCAATCATCGCAATACTCTGGCCGTCTACCATATTCCCGGAGGTCTCCTCGACCAACCCGGCAACAACGTCTTTCGGGATCTCATGAACGACATTGCCCTGACCTGGCTGCTGGGTATGAAAATTGTCCTAGTTGTCGGTTGCCGGCATCAGATCGCCAAACGCGTTGCCCAACACCAGTCAGATTCATCGCTGGAGGAAAATTTACAGAGTCGCCACGGTTTGCGCGTCACGGATGAAAAAACACTGCGCATCGTCAAGGAAGAAGCTGGCTACGTTCGATTCGAAGTGGAACGGCAATTAGCACGCTCCTTGCGGATGCAGGGTGGAGGGATGGGGAATGCTCCCGGTGTCGGATCCACCGGACAAGGGTACTACGATGGCAACGTCGTTTCGGGGAATTTTTATTCGGCACAGCCGTTCGGCATTCTAGACGGAGTTGATTTCAA GTATACAGGGTTTGTTCGCCGCGTCGAAGTGGAATGGATTCGGCAAAAGCACAACAATCGAGATATTTGTTTGATGACTACCCTAGGAGTTAGCCCATCGGGTGAAGTGTTCAACGTAAATTCGGAGGCCTTGGCCGCCTCCGTTGCTGGGGCACTCGAAGCGAGTAAAGTCATTTACTTCACCGAACAAGAAATGGAACTGCGACACACACAGCACGGTAAAAAGATCCAGAGCCTCCGCATGTCGGACGCGAACAATTTGCTTGAGTACTCGGGTGTCACTATTCACAAAAAAGGTTTTGTACAGCTTGATGATGAACTGCACGAAATGGACAAGGCTGCGTTGGACATGCTGCTCAAAATTGGATGGTCTGTCCAAGCCTTGGAGATGGGGGTGAAAAGGGCCCACATTATATCACCCAAGCATGGAGCTCTTTTGCAAGAACTGTACACGCGAGACGGTTCGGGCTTGTTGATTTCGGGCGATTTGTATGACGGTATTCGGCGAGCGAATGTCCATGATGTGGCTGCTATTCACGATTTGATCTCACCTTTGATCCAGATGGGTACCTTGATTGATCGTCCCAAATcagttttggaaaaggacgTTGAATCGTACTACGTGTTTACTCGAGACAATCACATTGTAGCCTCCGGACAACTAAAGATATTTGAGAATGGATTTGCTGAAATTGGTTGTTTGGTTGTCAATCAAGGCTACAGAAGTCGAGGACGAGGAGATGCCATGTTGGGTTACCTAGAACGGCTGTGTTTGGTAAACAGCTGCAGTTCGATCTTTGTGCTGAGCACGCAAACAATGGAATGGTTTGTTGAGCGAGGATTTGATGAAGTTGGAGTTGATCGCTTGCCACCTTCACGACAAGCAACGTATAATTA